Proteins from one Staphylococcus sp. IVB6214 genomic window:
- the zwf gene encoding glucose-6-phosphate dehydrogenase, translated as MNKTHNHIPALITIFGATGDLSHRKLFPSLFHLFQQDNLDDRIAIVGIGRRDLTVDDFRAQVKASIQAHVHDTKHLDQFMQHVFYQQLDVNNEKSYEELLALSNDLDRQFSLEGNRLFYLAMAPQFFGIVTDYLKSSGLTKTSGFKRLVIEKPFGTDLKSAEALNKQIRRSFKEKEIFRIDHYLGKDMVQNIEVLRFSNAMFEPLWNNKYISNIQVTSSEVLGVEDRGGYYESSGALKDMVQNHMLQMVALLAMEPPISLHSDDIRSEKVKVLKSLNILEPEEVRHNFVRGQYAAGEIDGESVVAYRDEDKVAEDSVTPTFVAGKVMINNFRWAGVPFYIRTGKRMKRKCIQVVVEFKEVPMNLYYDKDQHLDSNLLVINIQPNEGVSIHLNGKKYVQGIETEPVQLSYSMSAQDKMNTVDAYENLLYDCLKGDATNFTHWEELKSTWKFVDAIQEAWNKFEPEFPNYTSGTNGPLDSHLLLSRDGFKWWEDIQ; from the coding sequence TTGAATAAGACACATAATCATATTCCTGCGCTTATTACAATCTTTGGCGCTACTGGTGATTTAAGCCACCGTAAGTTATTTCCATCGTTATTTCATTTATTTCAACAAGATAATCTAGACGATAGAATTGCGATTGTCGGAATTGGTCGCCGTGATTTAACAGTTGATGATTTTAGAGCACAAGTCAAAGCATCAATTCAAGCACATGTTCATGACACGAAGCATTTAGACCAATTTATGCAGCATGTTTTTTATCAACAATTAGATGTTAATAACGAAAAAAGTTATGAAGAATTGTTAGCTTTGAGTAATGACTTGGATCGACAATTTTCACTCGAAGGCAATCGATTGTTTTATTTAGCAATGGCACCACAATTTTTTGGTATTGTCACAGATTATTTAAAATCATCTGGTTTAACGAAAACATCTGGTTTCAAACGTCTTGTAATTGAAAAACCATTTGGTACAGATTTAAAATCTGCAGAAGCACTCAATAAACAGATTAGACGTTCATTTAAAGAAAAAGAGATTTTCCGTATCGATCATTATCTCGGAAAAGATATGGTTCAAAATATTGAAGTTTTACGATTCAGCAATGCAATGTTTGAGCCGTTATGGAATAATAAATATATCTCTAATATTCAAGTAACCTCATCAGAAGTTTTAGGTGTTGAAGATCGTGGCGGTTACTATGAATCAAGTGGTGCGTTGAAAGATATGGTTCAAAACCACATGTTACAAATGGTTGCCTTATTAGCAATGGAACCCCCTATCAGTTTGCATAGTGATGACATTCGTTCTGAAAAAGTTAAAGTGTTGAAGTCATTGAATATTCTCGAGCCTGAAGAAGTACGTCATAACTTTGTTCGTGGTCAATACGCCGCGGGTGAGATTGATGGTGAATCAGTTGTGGCTTATAGAGATGAAGATAAGGTGGCTGAAGACTCTGTAACACCTACCTTTGTAGCAGGTAAAGTCATGATTAATAATTTCAGATGGGCAGGTGTCCCTTTTTATATTCGTACGGGTAAACGAATGAAGCGAAAATGTATTCAAGTTGTTGTTGAATTCAAAGAAGTCCCAATGAACTTATACTATGATAAAGATCAGCATTTAGATTCTAATCTTCTAGTTATCAACATTCAACCGAACGAAGGCGTGTCTATTCATTTAAATGGTAAAAAATATGTGCAAGGTATCGAAACAGAACCTGTTCAACTCTCATATTCAATGAGTGCACAAGACAAAATGAATACGGTAGATGCTTATGAGAACTTGTTGTATGATTGCTTAAAAGGTGATGCAACAAACTTTACACACTGGGAAGAATTAAAGTCAACATGGAAATTTGTTGATGCAATCCAAGAGGCATGGAACAAATTTGAACCAGAGTTTCCAAACTATACATCTGGTACAAACGGTCCATTAGACAGTCATTTACTTTTGAGTCGAGATGGCTTTAAATGGTGGGAAGATATTCAATAA